From a single Phragmites australis chromosome 7, lpPhrAust1.1, whole genome shotgun sequence genomic region:
- the LOC133924302 gene encoding protein LURP-one-related 6-like, with protein MDNSVPVVSKIFCSGTPTMLMIRRRPVVVNGGGFVVTDLSHNVVFAVDGCGILGSKGELMIKDGEGEPILFISRKGGIVQALSTWNKWNGYSMDYQGKDKLVFSLTDPKSCIAKSAPIRIYIEPKRHCKNWDFEIGGSFADRDCTIIDCTGKTVAQMGRKELVGGKDFYHVEVQSGYDQAFIIGVMAILDNIHGESTRC; from the exons ATGGACAACAGCGTCCCTGTAGTTAGCAAGATTTTTTGCTCAGGCACTCCAACAATGCTGATGATCAGGAGGAGACCCGTCGTAGTGAATGGTGGTGGTTTTGTTGTTACTGACCTAAGCCATAATGTTGTTTTCGCTGTAGATGGTTGTGGAATACTTGGATCTAAGGGAGAGCTTATGATCAAAGATGGCGAAGGAGAACCAATACTGTTCATTTCTAGAAAG GGAGGAATTGTTCAGGCTCTAAGCACTTGGAACAAATGGAATGGGTACTCAATGGATTACCAAGGAAAAGACAAATTGGTCTTTAGTCTGACTGATCCTAAATCATGCATAGCAAAAAGTGCTCCAATTAGAATTTATATTGAACCCAAGAGGCACTGCAAAAATTGGGACTTTGAAATCGGTGGATCTTTTGCAGATAGAGACTGTACAATAATTGATTGCACTGGAAAAACAGTAGCACAG ATGGGTAGGAAAGAGCTGGTAGGAGGCAAGGACTTCTACCACGTGGAAGTGCAATCAGGCTATGACCAGGCTTTCATCATTGGGGTGATGGCAATTCTTGACAACATCCATGGAGAATCCACTAGATGCTGA